From a single Eleginops maclovinus isolate JMC-PN-2008 ecotype Puerto Natales chromosome 2, JC_Emac_rtc_rv5, whole genome shotgun sequence genomic region:
- the malt3 gene encoding mucosa-associated lymphoid tissue lymphoma translocation protein 1, whose protein sequence is MTGSRTKSRRIMISELFIVRHPFSVCVPADHKVTLRVRAEGTGILHYQWFTEDDEEVFAGNNEDLTIQAKKSQLYICRVSDNFCNCVFSDWVKVKVLDIDKSGLPILWQGEPHIAVNPKPQTVRQGTKVTLHCAAFGSPTPHYQWYRNGQPLQDKTTGMLQIDHATAEHKGSYLCCISNILQETWTEPVDVDIVQTDPLPPPAITATDKVALLIGNLNYSHHPALMAPIMDVHELANLLQQLDFRVVSLLDLTREEMLAAIEKFIQLLDRGVYGLFYYAGHGYEHAGRNYLVAVDAPQPYQPENCVCVQRVMRSMQEKQTALSVMLLDTCRKWYNQDCIPSGIMPLGPRGNTVYGYATCEDAEAFEVQDGGRSTGIFTKYLNAHILQTEKVTHVLERVSEDLGRDPLVTGKQQVEVKHTLKEPRSLADPVQTAGHTRELHLRDACWRQANKLPRKKRRMFVCGVEVEVSFSALFSNVLVAFATVKTRGPRTQDCTITLSSIPPMEDIFSASGRSEEMDSLLFTKSENADSTLRLCALQKLTDSLVIKVDLHYTDLDSKLRRTESLHIDVGKPLVASCKLHRRNHTTPARKKEGASAQSLGNITSSKPRLHQTQAGPFTRKAVCAPKVAVTRSNEPEENDESELQDFTF, encoded by the exons ATGACTGGATCCCGTACCAAATCCCGTCGAATAATGATCAGCg AACTGTTCATAGTGCGGCACcccttttctgtgtgtgtacctgcggACCATAAGGTGACCCTAAGAGTCCGTGCTGAGGGCACAGGTATCCTCCACTACCAGTGGTTCACTGAAGATGATGAGGAG GTGTTTGCGGGCAATAATGAAGACTTGACCATACAAGCCAAAAAATCTCAGCTCTACATCTGCCGAGTGAGTGACAACTTCTGTAACTGCGTGTTCAGTGACTGGGTAAAAGTGAAGGTGTTGGACATTGATAAATCAG GGTTGCCAATACTCTGGCAAGGTGAGCCACATATTGCTGTGAACCCTAAACCCCAGACAGTCCGACAAGGTACAAAAGTCACTCTCCACTGCGCTGCCTTTGGCAGCCCCACTCCACACTATCAGTGGTACAGAAATGGACAGCCGCTGCAGGATAAGACTACTGGCATGCTACAG ATTGACCATGCAACAGCCGAACATAAAGGATCATACTTGTGCTGCATATCTAACATACTACAAGAGACATGGACTGAACCAGTGGATGTTGACATTG TGCAAACTGATCCGCTTCCACCTCCAGCAATCACAG CCACTGATAAAGTTGCCCTCCTTATTGGCAACCTGAATTACTCCCACCACCCGGCCTTGATGGCCCCCATCATGGATGTGCATGAGCTGGCCaacctcctgcagcagcttgaCTTCAGAGTGGTTTCCCTGCTGGACCTCACCAGAGAGGAGATGCTGGCCGCTATTGAAAAGTTCATTCAGCTCCTTGACAGAGGAGTTTATG GTCTATTCTACTATGCGGGTCACGGATATGAGCATGCTGGGAGAAATTACTTGGTAGCTGTTGATGCTCCACAACCGTACCAACCTGaaaactgtgtctgtgtgcagagaGTCATGCGCAGTATGCAGGAGAAACAGACTGCACTGAGTGTAATGCTTCTGGACACATGTAGAAAATG GTACAACCAGGATTGCATACCTTCGGGCATTATGCCTTTGGGACCTAGAGGGAACACTGTTTACGGTTATGCCAC ATGTGAAGATGCTGAGGCTTTTGAGGTCCAGGACGGGGGGAGAAGTACTGGAATCTTCACAAAGTACTTGAATGCACACATCCTACAGACCGAGAAAGTCACACATGTCTTAGAGAGAGTGTCAGAGG ATCTAGGCAGAGACCCTCTAGTCACGGGCAAGCAGCAGGTAGAGGTCAAACATACGCTGAAGGAACCTCGATCTCTTGCTGACCCAGTTCAGACTGCCGGACACACGAGAGAACTACATCTGCGGGATGCCTGCTGGAGACAAGCAAACA AGCTTCCACGTAAGAAGCGGCGGATGTTTGTTTGCGGGGTTGAAGTGGAAGTCAGCTTCTCAGCTTTGTTCTCTAATGTCTTAGTGGCTTTTGCCACTGTAAAGACTAGAGGCCCCCGGACCCAGGACTGCACCATCACCCTGAGCAGCATACCT CCGATGGAAGACATTTTTTCCGCGTCTGGCAGGTCAGAGGAGATGGACTCTTTACTATTTACCAAATCTGAAAATGCAGACTCTACACTGCGACTTTGTGCTCTTCAGAAGCTTACG GATTCGCTGGTCATCAAAGTTGATCTACACTATACTGATTTGGACAGTAAGCTGCGCCGGACCGAAAGCCTACATATAGATGTAGGAAAGCCTCTGGTGGCATCCTGTAAACTGCACAGGAGGAATCATACAACACCAGCCAGGAAAAAAGAAGGTGCTTCTGCTCAAAGTTTGGGCAACATTACAAGCAGCAAACCACGGCTGCATCAGACTCAGGCTGGCCCTTTCACCAGAAAGGCAGTGTGTGCTCCTAAAGTTGCAGTTACAAGGAGCAACGAACCTGAAGAAAATGACGAGAGTGAACTGCAAGACtttactttttga